In Micropterus dolomieu isolate WLL.071019.BEF.003 ecotype Adirondacks linkage group LG17, ASM2129224v1, whole genome shotgun sequence, one genomic interval encodes:
- the LOC123986059 gene encoding proline-rich protein 36-like produces MTQPKMDPADIVRLSCTWEALGVPKEELVEEESQFFELLSVMWRTDPEMALLVASSRWRKTFVFETVSKLCSAPPQCVKASAASRQPDPPVSCSACAASPQPVPCAASSRLSVPQPVKPLRTCSRPASCRVGGFFLSRPSSTQPASRPPDSLPASAASRPPGHLPPVLAPSSGLVGDSWTSSSLVSFLMDLPLEPDSPRTASSQPALSRPDSLWPDSLEARLPPEFSFEGSRLAIFSGSRGGHRRRPGHQQRPVCNQLDPRPASAASRLPDPRPVSAASSLPDLEQTPVPSSVPHTPASGEISPSSVTCLASGRPPELCCSPDLPGLLGRPPGRPPELFGPCSPPALPLGRPPEAFWFPFALPSGRPPEDSLSGAPAKFSGHPPEVPPTGPLDLPGLLGRPPGRPPELCFPPGLPGLMGGPAGRLPDLFCPPGLLGRQGPSF; encoded by the exons CTTGCACCTGGGAGGCATTAGGAGTGCCTAAAGAGGAGCTAGTGGAGGAGGAATCCCAGTTTTTTGAACTGCTGTCTGTCATGTGGAGGACCGACCCAGAGATGGCTCTGCTCGTGGCATCCTCCAGGTGGAgaaagacatttgtttttgagaCTGTTTCCAAGTTGTGTTCCGCACCCCCCCAGTGTGTGAaagctagcgctgctagccgccAGCCTGATCCGCCAGTCTCCTGCTCGGCTTGCGCTGCTAGTCCTCAGCCTGTCCCCTGTGCTGCTAGCTCCAGGCTGTCTGTTCCCCAGCCTGTTAAACCCCTAAGGACTTGTTCCAGGCCTGCTAGCTGCAGGGTGGGAGGCTTCTTCCTCTCCCGGCCTTCTAGCACCCAGCCTGCTAGTCGCCCGCCTGATTCCCTCccggctagcgctgctagccgccCACCTGGTCATCTCCCTCCTGTGTTGGCTCCATCATCCGGACTGGTTGGGGACTCCTGGACATCTAGCTCTCTGGTCTCTTTTTTGATGGACTTGCCGTTAGAACCAGACAGCCCTAGGACTGCTAGTTCCCAACCAGCTCTGAGTCGACCAGATAGCCTATGGCCTGATAGCCTGGAGGCTAGGCTTCCCCCGGAGTTCTCCTTTGAAGGGAGTCGCCTGGCCATCTTTTCGGGTTCCCGTGGTGGTCATCGGAGGCGACCAGGTCACCAGCAGCGACCCGTCTGCAACCAGCTTGATCCCAGGCcagctagcgctgctagccgccTGCCTGATCCCCGGCCCGTTAGCGCTGCTAGCAGCCTGCCGGATCTCGAGcagactcctgttccctcgtcggtg CCCCATACACCGGCCTCCGGAGAGATCTCTCCTTCATCGGTCACCTGCCTGGCCTCAG GACGGCCTCCCGAACTGTGTTGCTCCCCTGATCTGCCGGGCCTCCTGGGTCGTCCCCCGGGACGACCGCCTGAACTGTTTGGTCCCTGTTCTCCCCCTGCCCTGCCTTTGGGCCGCCCACCTGAGGCTTTCTGGTTCCCCTTTGCTCTGCCTTCAGGCCGCCCGCCTGAGGATTCCCTGTCTGGAGCCCCGGCAAAGTTCTCAGGCCACCCGCCTGAGGTTCCCCCGACTGGTCCCCTTGAtctgcccggcctgttgggtcgtcctccgggacggcctcctgaactctGTTTCCCCCCTGGTCTGCCTGGCCTCATGGGTGGTCCCGCGGGACGCCTACCTGATCTGTTTTGCCCTCCTGGTCTGCTCg GACGTCAGGGGCCGTCcttttga